The DNA window GCACGGCCCGCTTGATCCGGAACGGGTCCCCGTCTTCCGTGCGCGAGGTGGAGGCGTTGGCGAGGTTCTCCGTGGCGGCGCCCAGCTTGCGGCGCTGGGCCTCCAGGCCGCGCGCGGCGGTCTTCATCGCGGGGAGAAACTGGTTTCCGATCGGCATGGGCAGGGGTTGCTTCTAGGGGAAAGGGGCGCGGGGAGCGCGGTGGCTACCGCGCGCTTCCGGTAATGCCGATTTTCATGAGGTCGAAGTGCTCGGTAAGGGCCCGGGAGGCCATCCGCGTGCGCATCTGGGTGTCCGTCAGCGTCATGAGCTCCTCCTCGAGCACGGGCGCCTCGTCTTCGACCTCCGTGTCGGGCTCCACCTCCGACTGCTCCCGGAGGCTGCCCGAGTGCCGACGCACGTCCTGCAGCTCCTCTTCGAAGGAGACCGACATCCGGTCGTATCCGGGCGTGTCGATGTTTGCAAGGTTGCTGGACGCGGCCCGCCGACGCTGGGCGTAGGCGGACATCGCGTTGCGCAGAAGGCGAACCTGTGTGGTTTCCATGGCCGAATCGGTCCTGCGAAGAAAGCGCGTCGGGCCTACAATCCAATCAAGCACCGTGCCACGACCACAGACCACCGGTCCACCCGGCAGGGGGGGTTCGTTATCGACGAATTCGTCTCCGTGTTAAAATGGAAGACATCTTCGGAGAAGGTGGGAAATATTTACACCAACCCGCGACCGGGATGGCCCCTGCCCCCCCGACAGACACGCCGTGCGGACCGGTGGCCCGTCTTGAGAAGATGCGGGGCCGGGGTCGGCGTACGGTTTGCGACACCAAGAACCACCGCGCTGCCTCCCTTCATCGTCCCCTTCCCGTCCATGCCTCCCGACACGTCCCCCGAGCGCCCCTCGGTTCCGACCCTGGAGGTCCCGTCCACCCCGAGCGGCGCGGAGTCTCCCGACGCCGCCGAGGGGGCGTCGTCTCCGGCGGACGGACACGACGAGGCCCTGAAGCACCTGACGTCGGTGCTCACCCGCCACCTCGCCCCCCTCGCGAACACGATTGCCCGCCACGCGGATCGGCTGGTGGATGCGCCCGACCCGAAGCGGCGACGCGAGAGTGCGATGGACGTGCTGGCGGCCTCCGCCCAGATCGACGACCTGCTGGCGGCCCTCCGTCACTACAGCCGCCCCGTCGACGCCTCCGCGCAGCGCGTGCCCGTGGCCGATGTGGTGGAGGACACGATCGGCCTGCTCGACGACACGGCGCAGACGCGAGTCCGGATGAAGGTGGAGCCCGAGGCCGACGCCCCCATCGACGCGGACCCGGCCCTGCTCCGACAGGCCCTGCTCAACCTGTTGCAGAACGGCCTGGAAGCCACGACCGCCCCCGAAACGGTGCTTCTGCGCGCCGCCCGTACCGATGCCGCCCCCCAGGTCGCGTTCGAGGTATGGAACGACGGGGAGATCGAGCTCGACGACCCGTCCGTGGTCTTCCAGCCGTTCTACTCCGCCCGCCCGCAGCACCTTGGGCTCGGGCTCCCCATCGCGGCCCACATCGCCGAGCAACACGACGGCTCCCTCCGCCTCTCCACGAACAGCGTCGCGGACGGGGGGACCTGCTTCACCCTCCAGGTCTGAGGTTCGACCGTCCGTCCATAGGGGCGTGTCCGTCTCGCGTCCCTGCCCCCCGTGCAGCATACGTTCACCCCACCGACCCCGCCAAGCATGAACACAACCTCGCCCACGTCTCCTGCGACCACCTCTCCTCACATTCTGGCCGTCGACGACGAGGTCATGCTCCACGACGTCTTCGAGCGCCTCTTTCCGCGCGAGGGGATCGAGGTGACGGCCTGCTCGAGCGGCACGGAGGCAATCGAGCTGCTGGAGGACGCCGCCTTCGACCTCGTCCTGGCCACCCATCAGATGCCGGGGCCCGACGGCATGGAGCTGCTGGACCACATCCAGGAGCACCACCCGACGGTGCGCGTGATCCTGCTCTCGGACCAGGACAACGCGCAAAACGCCGTGCGGGCGATGCAGAAAGGGGCCGCCGACTACATTCCGAAGCCGTTCTCGACCGACGAGCTCGTGGATCGGGTCAAGGGCCTTCTCGAGGAGCCGGCCCCGTCCGCGCAGCCGAGCAGCCTACCGGGCGGCGACTCCGCACCCGGCGCCGCAAACGTGACCTCGGCCGACGGGGCCCCCACCGGCCGCCCCGACGACCCGGATCTCTCCACCAGCTCCTCGCTCTTTTCCCAGGACGGGGCGCCGGAGAGCGACGCCCAGTTCGTCGGGGAGCACGAGAGCATCCAGCACCTCAAAACGATGGTGCCGCGGGTCGCGCAGAGCGAGGCCCCGGTGTTCATCCACGGGGAGAGCGGGACAGGGAAGGAGATTCTGTCTCAGCTGATTCACGACCGGAGTGCCCGCGCCGACGCGCCCTACGTCCCCATCAACTGCGCCGCCCTGCCGAGCGACCTGGTGGAGAGCCACCTGTTCGGGCACGTCGAGGGGGCGTTCACCGGCGCGGTGGACGACATGGAGGGGGCGTTCGAACGGGCCGACGGCGGGACGCTGCTCCTCGACGAGATCACGGAGATTGACTGCGGCGTCCAGGCGAAGCTCCTGCGCGTACTGCAGGAACAGCAGTTTCAAAAGGTGGGCGCCTCGGAGAAGAAAGAGGTGGACGTGCGCGTCGTCGCCACGAGCAACCGGGACCTCAAAGAAGCGGTGGACGAGGGCGCCTTCCGGGAGGACCTGTACCACCGACTGGCGGTCTTTCCCCTCCACGTGCCGCCCCTGCGGGGCCGCCTCTCCGACATTCCCCTGCTGGCCGAACACTTCGTGGAGAAATACGCCGCCCAGTACGACCTTCCGGACAAACCGCTGTCGAGCGGGCTGCTACAGCACTTTCAGACCCACAGCTGGCCCGGCAACGTGCGGGAGCTCGAAAACATGATCCACCGGGGCGTGGTGATGGCCGCCGACGCGGACACCATCACGAAGGAGCACGTTCTGAACGCATCGTTTACGCGGGACGGGACCGCCGCCGACGCGGACGGGGGCACGGGGAGCGTGACGCTCACCCAGCTGGCGGACGGAGACGGCCCGCCAACGATTGCCGAAATGGAGCGCAAGCTCATTCTGCGCACCCTGTCGCAGGAGGACGTAAGCCAGAAGCACGCCGCCGAGAAGCTCGGGGTCAGCGCGCGGACCATCCGCAACAAGTTGCAGGAGTACCGGGAGGACGGGTTCTCAATCTAGGGTCTCGGCCCCGTTAACCGAAGAGCTCGGTGAGGGAGGAGGCCACCTCTTCGGTCACGTCCGGCTCGGTGAACCGCCCATTTTCGACCTGCTCCTGAAGCTCCGTCCGCCGCTCCTCCGAGAGCGACGCCTCTTCGCTGAGGGCCTGGCGGCCGCGCTCCACGAGCGCCACGTCTTCGCCGCTGAGGCGCTCCTGGGCGGCGCGGGCGGCGTCGGAAATCTCAACCTGGTCGGTGCCGGCGGCGTCGGTCGTCTCGGACGACTGCTCCGACGACGCCTCCTCCGAGTTTGCGGCCTGCTGCGCCTCACCGATGTTTTCGTTGCGCGCCGAGTCTGGCTGCAACGGCCCGGTGGACGGGTTCTGAATGTTCATGGGCTCAAGCGCTGTTTGTAAAGGATGGATGTTGGGGCCCCGTGCCACAAACGACTGCCGTCTCGCATGAGGTTATCGGGGCGGGGGCGGGCTTCTTAAGTGAAGAACACGTGAAGTAGGCGGCTATCCGCTCAGTTCGGGGGGGAGCACCCCGTCGTGGCCGCTCCGGTTCGAGGTTGAGGACGCGGTGTGGTCGTCGTACGAGTCGTTTGCGCGCTGCAGTCGCTGCAGTTGGTTGAGCTCCGCTTCAATCTCGTCTTCTCGCTCTCGGAGCTGATCCAGAAGCGCCTCGTGCTGGTCGACCAGGGCCTTCTGCTTTCGCCGGAGCGCGCCGTCGGCCCGGCTCGCGTCCGACGATGTGGACGGGGACGTGTCGGCCTCCGTTCCCGTGTCCCCCGCCAGGCGATCAATGAGCCGCGCGCGCCGGTCGATCAGCGCCGCCGTACGGTCCCAGTCGTCGGCCTCCACCGCCTCGGCGATTCGCTCCCCAAGGTGGAGAAGGGCGTCGAGACGTTCGGCGGACACGGCCATTTACTCGAAATGGCGCTGTGGCGATGGGCGCGGCCCAGCGACCCCGGCTAAAAGAGCCGCTGGCTGATGGACTGCTGCTGGCTGGCGAGCGAGCGGATCGTGCTCTCGACCTCGGCGTACTGCTCACGGAGCTGCTGCTCGCGGCGCTGGAGGCGCTCGTCGAGACCGTTGATCCGGTCGTCAATTCGGTCGATGCTACTGTCGATGCTGTCCTGCCGGCTGTCGAGAAGCCCCCCCGTGTCGGCGTACTGATCCACGCGTTCCTTCATCCGCGTGGCGACCCCGTCGGGGCCGGCAAACAGATCCTTCAGGGCACCCTGGTTTTCACGGACAGCCGTACGAAGAGCATCTTCGTCGGTAAGTTTCAGGGTCCCGTCCCGGTTGGCCTCTATGCCAATGTCCGCGAGGGTGTTGAGCCCCTCCGGCTGGCCCTCTACCGGCCGGGTCGCGTCGGTGCGGAGCTGTCGACTCAACCGCCGGAAGGTACTGTCGTCCGCCAATTCTCCCCGCTCACCGTTTTCCGGATTGACGTTCGTTTTCTCGTTCAGGAAGGTAATCACCTCGTTGACCCGATCGACGAAATTCTTCACCACACTCTGGGCCCCCTCCTCGTCCGCCGTCACTTCGAACGAGGACGCCGTCCCGTTGGCCTCCTCCAGGTTCATCGTCACCCCATCCACCGCGTCGGTCACCTCGTTGCTATTCCGGGTGAAGGTGAGGCCGTTCAGCTCGAACTCACTCGTCAGCTTCGAGCTGGCCTCGTCCGTCCCCACCTCCGTGATCTCGCCCCCCTGCGTGTCGTCGGCGATCTGATCGGCGTTGACCTGCAGCTCCGAGAGCAAATTGTTCGACGAGTCGGAAAAGCTAAGCCGCCCCTGGTACCCGGTCTGCTGGCTTCGGAGCGAGAGGCGCGCCGTGCCGCTCGTGGGGTTGATCACCGATGCGCTCGGGCGCTGGTCGGCCGAGAGGGTTCCGTCGTCCACCGCCGACTGAAACGCGCTGTCGATGGCCGACTGAATGTCGCTCAGCACTTCTTTGTTGTTGGTGCCGTCGGAGTCGACCGTCACGTCGATGGACGTGCGGGCGTCGGGATTGCTGTCGGTGGGGGTGGACACGTCCACCGAAAAGGTTTGAGCACCGTTGTTGGTGAAGAAGTCGGAGAGGTTCGACTTGTCGGCGTCGAACGTCTGAGACACCCGCCCGTCCTCCGAGGCGAGCCGGTTGACGGCCAGCGAGTAGCTGCCCGTGCTGGCCGTCTCGTCGGCCGATACGCTGAACCCCTCCGTGCCCTCCGCGGCACTGGCATTGCGGCCGTCAAAGGGACTGGAGGTCGTGTCGGTTAGGGTGCTCAGCTGACTTTGAAGCGATGAAAGCTTCCCGTCCAGGTCGCTCACCAGCGACTTGGTATTTTTCTTCTGCTGGCGCTCGTTCTGAAGCTCCAGCTTCGGCTGGCGCTCAATCCGGAGCGTGCGCTGGATCAGCCGCTGATACTTTGGGCTCAGGCCCGCTGAGGGGCCGACAGACGTTCCCATGGGTCCTTAGAAGATGTCGATGAGGAGGAGTAAACGGGCGGCGGGCAGTGCCGCTACGCGGGCTGTCCCTCGACGACGCCCTGCTTCCATCCGTCCCGGAGTTCTTCGAGCAGCTCGCGGATCACGTCGAGGTCGCCCGTTGCGCACTCGTTGAGGCAGTACTCGTAGATGCCCAGCAGGCGGTCGGCCAGTTCGCCGCCCTGCTCCACGTCAAGCGCATCAATCAATTCCACAATGACCTTGCGGAGCGTGTCCCGATCTTCCTGGTGGCAGGCCTGAATGCCCGCCTCGTAGAGCTTTTCGATGAGCTTCTCCGGCGAGGCAGTCTGCACCGACTGCTGCTGGTATTGCTGACGTGCGCTGTACATGAGGATGGATGCAAATTTGAGTCCAACGCGATCAAAATGGGGGACGACGGGCCGCCTCGTTCCCTCACGGGAAACGATTTCCGGCCCGGAGAGTCCTTCCGGGACGGCGGCGTCCCCGCCGTTCACCCCTGGTTATCGGAGCGCTGGGCAATCTTTTAAGGGCGCCCCGCGCCAAACGCCCGTTGTGCCATTCTGAACGGGGCCCCGGCCCCATCCTCCCGGCCCGGCCCGTTGACGACTCGGTTCCCACACTCTCAGCGCAGCCCGCTGACTACTCGGTCGCCGCTGCTCCCAGCGCAGCCCGCTGACTACTCGTGCCGCAGGCCGCATGACCTCGCTCTACTCGGCCCTCGCTGTCGCTCCCAGCGCAGCCCGGTGGAGGCGATCGCCTCGGGCCCGCGCTTGTGGACCTACGCCTCCGCGTCGGCAGCACTCTCGGCCCGGGGCAGTCGCACGACGAACCGGCTCCCGTCTCCCTTTTCCGTGTCTACCTCGATGTCCCCGTCCATCTCTTCGGTTGCCTTCTGGGTGACGGCCAGCCCCACCCCGCTGCCCTCGTACTTCCGGCCGATGCCCTCCGACGCCTGGCGGAACGGCTCGAAGAGCTCCTTCGCGGCCTCGGGCTCCATCCCAATCCCGGTGTCCTCGACCTCCAGCACGGCCGCCCCGTCCTCCCGGTACGTTCGCACACGGACGCGTCCGCCTTCGTTGGTGTATTTGATCGCGTTGGAGAGAAGATTCTGGACCACGATCTGCACCCCTCCCTCGTCGGCCCGGGCCCGGACGGGCCCGGTCCCGGTCTCGACCTGGAGGCGAACCCCCTTGTCCGTGGCCTTGGGCTTTAGCTCTTCGGCCGTTCGGCGCGCCCGGTCCGCCAGGTCGACGGGCCGGCGGTCCAGCTCCATCTGCCCGGCCTCTAGCTTCGACAGGTTGAGCACCCCCTCCAGGGTGTCCAGGAGGCGCTTGCCCCCCTGCTCGATCAGATGGGCCTTCTGCTCCAGCGAGCCGGCCGCCGACGCGTCCAGGGCCCCCACCTCGGCCCCCAGCACCTCGGCGAATCCAATGATCGACGTCAGCGGGGTCCGGATCTCGTGGCTCATGTTGGCGAGGAACGCGGACTTCAGCCGCGCCGCCTTCCGGGCGTCGTCCCGGGCCTGCTCGGCGTCGGCCCGGGCCGCCTCCGCCCTGTCCTTCGCCCCCCGAAGCTCCTCCTCGCGGCGCAGGCGCTCCAGGACCAGGGCCGCGTACCCGCCCAGCACCTCCAGCAGGCGTAGGTTGAGCCGGTCGAAGTCGCCTTCGTCCGACGTGCCGGCAATGATCACGCCACGCCGCCCAATCGGCACCCCGGCCGCGGCCCGCAGGTCCCCGTAGTCGATGCCGTTCTCCAGCGCTGCGGTGTCGGGGACGACGACCGCCTCCCCGGCCTTCAACGTACGCGCCGCAACGGTGTCCCCATCGACCGGTTGCGGACTGGGCGCCGGCAGGTCGGCGTCCCCCTCGGCGGTGGTCTTCTTCGGGATGATCTCGCCGGCCTCCACGAAGGCCGTGTGCCGGAACGGGTACGCAAAGACATCCTGGAGCACCCCGTGCACCTCCGCGGCCACCGCCTCGCGGGACCCGGCCCGGAGCAGCCGCCGGGTGGCCTCGTAGAGCGCCTCGATCTTTTCGGTGCGCCTGCGGAGCGCCTGCTTCTGTTCCGTGCGCTCCGTGATGTCGTTGAGGTGAAACAGGGCCCCCTGCGCCGTGCCCTCGACGTCTTGGAGGGGCGCCCCACTCACCGACAAAATGCGACGGGTCCCGTCCGGCCATTCAATCGCGTGCTCGTAGCCGAAGACGGGCTCCTGATTCCGAAGGACCCGCCGGAATGGAAGGTCTGCATCCGGGATGGGGCGCCCGTCGACCGTCGTGATGCCCCATTCTGGGTCGTCGAAGGCACGTTCAGTGACCTCGCTCCTTTCGATGCCCAGCACCTCCTTAGCCCGCTCGTTGACCCGGACGAAGTTGCCCGCCTCGTCCAGCAGCACAATGGCCGCCGGGCTCGTGGACAACAACTGATCCAGCAGATCCCGCTCCTCCCGAAGACGGTTCTCTCGGTCCAACCGGTCGAGCACAGCCGTCGCGTAGGTGCCAAGCACCTCAATCAGGCGGATGTCAAATTCGCTGATGGCGCCGGGGTCGGGCGAGGCGACCGCGAAGGTGCCGTGCGCCCCCATCGGCACGACCACCACGGACCGGAGCGCCCCGTAGTCGTGCGGGTCTTCCACCTCGGTGGCCTGCAGGTCGGAAATGGTGAGCGTATCGCCGCTCCGGTACACCTCCGCCACCGCACTGTCCCCGTCCACGTCGAAGGGCGGGCGCTCGGGCATGAACTCGCGGGTCGCCTCCGCCACGTGGGCCACCTCCAGAACGCCCTCTCGGGCAAACCGGACGGACACGCCCTGGTGGCCGAGGGCCTCCCGGATGATCTCGACGAGCACCGTGGCGATCTCGTCCGTGCTGCGCGCCGTCAGCAGACGATCGGCCGTCTCGTAGAGGGCCTCCACTTTGTCCCGCCGCCCCCGGAGGGCGCGTTCGCGCTCCTTCTCGTCGGTGACGTCCCGAGAGACGGCCATGCCGGCGATCACCGTCCCGTCCTCGTCCCGGACCGGAAGGACCTGGACGCGGTAGTCGCCCCCCTGGTATTGCTCCTCCAGGACGCTTTTCTCCCCGTCCAGCGCACGGCGGTAATATTCGACCTGCCGATCGGCAATGTCCTCGGGAAACAGGTCGTGGAGCGTGCGCCCCACGACCTCGTCGGTCGAGAGCCCGACGTCGGCCAGCCCCTGCCCCCCGGCCGTCCGGAACGTCAGGTCCTCGTCGAACAGGAAGACGGCCCCGTCCGGAAAGTTGTCGACGAGGGTCTGGTACTGGCTCTTCGACGTCCGGAGGGCCTCCTGCCGCCGTCGTCGGTCGGTGATGTCCTGAATCGTCCCCCGCACCCGCACCACCGTCCCGTCTTCGGACTGGGGCTCCCCGCGGGCGTGCACCCATCGTCGCTCTCCGTCGGGGGCAATCAGCCGGGCCTTCAGGTCGAACGGCGTGCCCTCCTCGACCGCGTCCTCGACGGCGGCCCGCACCGTCGGGCGGTCGTCCGGGTGGCAGGTGCGAAGGGCCTCGTCCAGACTGTCACTGGGACGAGCCGGCAGGGCCATCATTCGGCGGGCGTTCTCGGTCCAGCGCACCGTGTCGGCCTCCACGTCGTACTCCCACGCCCCGACATCGGCGATCTCCTGGGCCCGCTCGAAGAGGTCGTTCTGGCGCTCCAGCTCGCGCTCGCGCCGCTTCCGTTCGGTGATGTCCTGCAGGGCCCCGGCCACCTTCACAATCTCCCCGTCCTCCTCGACCGGCGCCCCCACCGTGCGGACCCACCGGCGATTCCCCTCGGCCGTGATGATTCGATGCTCCACGTCGTAGGAGGCGCCCGCCTCCACGCAGCGCTCAAAGGCCGCATGCACCGCCGACCGGTCCGCCGGATGGACGAACTCGAACCCTTCTTCCAGACCCAGCTCGGCGCCGGGGGCGAGCTCGTGGATCCGATACCCCTCGTCCGACCAGGCCACATCTCCGGTGCGGAGGTCGGCCATCCACGCCCCCGTCAGCCGCTGGGCCTGCTCCAGCAGGCGTCGCTGCCGCCGGAGCGCCTGCTCGCGCTCCTGCTTCTCGGTCACGTCCCGCTGGATGGACACCCAGTACTGCAGGGCGCCCGCCTCGTCGAACATCGGCGTCGTGGTCCAGCGGGCACTGTAGCGCGTCCCGTCCTTCCGGTAGTTCACGGTTTCTCCCGTCCACGGCTCCTGGGCCGCCAGGGCCTGCTCGAGCGAGGCAATCACGTCCGGATCGGTCTCCGGGCCCCGGAGCAGCTGCGGCGTGCGGCCGATCAGTTCCTCCTCGGCGTACCCGGTCATCTCCTCGAACGCGCGGTTGACGTACGCGATGGTGCCGCCG is part of the Salinibacter ruber DSM 13855 genome and encodes:
- a CDS encoding flagellar basal body rod protein FlgB: METTQVRLLRNAMSAYAQRRRAASSNLANIDTPGYDRMSVSFEEELQDVRRHSGSLREQSEVEPDTEVEDEAPVLEEELMTLTDTQMRTRMASRALTEHFDLMKIGITGSAR
- a CDS encoding sensor histidine kinase; this encodes MPPDTSPERPSVPTLEVPSTPSGAESPDAAEGASSPADGHDEALKHLTSVLTRHLAPLANTIARHADRLVDAPDPKRRRESAMDVLAASAQIDDLLAALRHYSRPVDASAQRVPVADVVEDTIGLLDDTAQTRVRMKVEPEADAPIDADPALLRQALLNLLQNGLEATTAPETVLLRAARTDAAPQVAFEVWNDGEIELDDPSVVFQPFYSARPQHLGLGLPIAAHIAEQHDGSLRLSTNSVADGGTCFTLQV
- a CDS encoding sigma-54-dependent transcriptional regulator, encoding MNTTSPTSPATTSPHILAVDDEVMLHDVFERLFPREGIEVTACSSGTEAIELLEDAAFDLVLATHQMPGPDGMELLDHIQEHHPTVRVILLSDQDNAQNAVRAMQKGAADYIPKPFSTDELVDRVKGLLEEPAPSAQPSSLPGGDSAPGAANVTSADGAPTGRPDDPDLSTSSSLFSQDGAPESDAQFVGEHESIQHLKTMVPRVAQSEAPVFIHGESGTGKEILSQLIHDRSARADAPYVPINCAALPSDLVESHLFGHVEGAFTGAVDDMEGAFERADGGTLLLDEITEIDCGVQAKLLRVLQEQQFQKVGASEKKEVDVRVVATSNRDLKEAVDEGAFREDLYHRLAVFPLHVPPLRGRLSDIPLLAEHFVEKYAAQYDLPDKPLSSGLLQHFQTHSWPGNVRELENMIHRGVVMAADADTITKEHVLNASFTRDGTAADADGGTGSVTLTQLADGDGPPTIAEMERKLILRTLSQEDVSQKHAAEKLGVSARTIRNKLQEYREDGFSI
- a CDS encoding flagellar protein FliT; translation: MAVSAERLDALLHLGERIAEAVEADDWDRTAALIDRRARLIDRLAGDTGTEADTSPSTSSDASRADGALRRKQKALVDQHEALLDQLREREDEIEAELNQLQRLQRANDSYDDHTASSTSNRSGHDGVLPPELSG
- the fliD gene encoding flagellar filament capping protein FliD gives rise to the protein MGTSVGPSAGLSPKYQRLIQRTLRIERQPKLELQNERQQKKNTKSLVSDLDGKLSSLQSQLSTLTDTTSSPFDGRNASAAEGTEGFSVSADETASTGSYSLAVNRLASEDGRVSQTFDADKSNLSDFFTNNGAQTFSVDVSTPTDSNPDARTSIDVTVDSDGTNNKEVLSDIQSAIDSAFQSAVDDGTLSADQRPSASVINPTSGTARLSLRSQQTGYQGRLSFSDSSNNLLSELQVNADQIADDTQGGEITEVGTDEASSKLTSEFELNGLTFTRNSNEVTDAVDGVTMNLEEANGTASSFEVTADEEGAQSVVKNFVDRVNEVITFLNEKTNVNPENGERGELADDSTFRRLSRQLRTDATRPVEGQPEGLNTLADIGIEANRDGTLKLTDEDALRTAVRENQGALKDLFAGPDGVATRMKERVDQYADTGGLLDSRQDSIDSSIDRIDDRINGLDERLQRREQQLREQYAEVESTIRSLASQQQSISQRLF
- the fliS gene encoding flagellar export chaperone FliS — protein: MYSARQQYQQQSVQTASPEKLIEKLYEAGIQACHQEDRDTLRKVIVELIDALDVEQGGELADRLLGIYEYCLNECATGDLDVIRELLEELRDGWKQGVVEGQPA
- a CDS encoding PAS domain S-box protein; the protein is MSVLSPGMLVFGYVLSFLAGAAVCLAGAGLWRRFGAAGAEAAGEQARRTPEADRLRGVSQSLPGIEFQYRVDPGGAGRYRFVGARAEALLGLSPDADDFEEQFLARVPEAYRDRHDHCVRAARSGARPEQVELPFDRPDGERVWLLLTSVLERRPEAGGEALVFNGFMLDITERKEQEHTLRILSEAVEQTTDGVVVTEAPGRDDAGEADGGTIAYVNRAFEEMTGYAEEELIGRTPQLLRGPETDPDVIASLEQALAAQEPWTGETVNYRKDGTRYSARWTTTPMFDEAGALQYWVSIQRDVTEKQEREQALRRQRRLLEQAQRLTGAWMADLRTGDVAWSDEGYRIHELAPGAELGLEEGFEFVHPADRSAVHAAFERCVEAGASYDVEHRIITAEGNRRWVRTVGAPVEEDGEIVKVAGALQDITERKRRERELERQNDLFERAQEIADVGAWEYDVEADTVRWTENARRMMALPARPSDSLDEALRTCHPDDRPTVRAAVEDAVEEGTPFDLKARLIAPDGERRWVHARGEPQSEDGTVVRVRGTIQDITDRRRRQEALRTSKSQYQTLVDNFPDGAVFLFDEDLTFRTAGGQGLADVGLSTDEVVGRTLHDLFPEDIADRQVEYYRRALDGEKSVLEEQYQGGDYRVQVLPVRDEDGTVIAGMAVSRDVTDEKERERALRGRRDKVEALYETADRLLTARSTDEIATVLVEIIREALGHQGVSVRFAREGVLEVAHVAEATREFMPERPPFDVDGDSAVAEVYRSGDTLTISDLQATEVEDPHDYGALRSVVVVPMGAHGTFAVASPDPGAISEFDIRLIEVLGTYATAVLDRLDRENRLREERDLLDQLLSTSPAAIVLLDEAGNFVRVNERAKEVLGIERSEVTERAFDDPEWGITTVDGRPIPDADLPFRRVLRNQEPVFGYEHAIEWPDGTRRILSVSGAPLQDVEGTAQGALFHLNDITERTEQKQALRRRTEKIEALYEATRRLLRAGSREAVAAEVHGVLQDVFAYPFRHTAFVEAGEIIPKKTTAEGDADLPAPSPQPVDGDTVAARTLKAGEAVVVPDTAALENGIDYGDLRAAAGVPIGRRGVIIAGTSDEGDFDRLNLRLLEVLGGYAALVLERLRREEELRGAKDRAEAARADAEQARDDARKAARLKSAFLANMSHEIRTPLTSIIGFAEVLGAEVGALDASAAGSLEQKAHLIEQGGKRLLDTLEGVLNLSKLEAGQMELDRRPVDLADRARRTAEELKPKATDKGVRLQVETGTGPVRARADEGGVQIVVQNLLSNAIKYTNEGGRVRVRTYREDGAAVLEVEDTGIGMEPEAAKELFEPFRQASEGIGRKYEGSGVGLAVTQKATEEMDGDIEVDTEKGDGSRFVVRLPRAESAADAEA